In the Streptomyces cinnamoneus genome, TTCCGGCCCCTCGGGGCCGATCAACTCGACGACTTCCGCGCCCTGTCCAGCTCGGCGGCCAGCACCGCCACCAGTTCCCCGGCCGGAAGCGCCCGCGCCAGGCGGTGGCCCTCGCCCGCCCACAGGGCCATGGCCTGCGGGTCGCCGGCCGCGGCGGCCGCCTTGCGGAGGCCGGACGTCAGGTGGTGGAGCTGGGGGTACGCCGCCGGGGCAGCCGGGCCGTGCTCACGGATGAACCGGTTCACCAGGCCGCGTGCCGGGCGGCCGGTGAAGGCCCGGGTCAGTTCCGTGCGGGCGAACGCGGGGTCGGTCAGGGCCCGTTTGTGGAGCGGGTTCGCGTCCGACTCCGGGCAGGGCAGGAAGGCCGTGCCGAGCTGCGCCGCGCAGGCGCCCGCCGCGAGGGCGGTCGCTATGTGGTCGCCGCGCATCAGGCCGCCGGCGGCGACGAGCGGGATCGTCACACTGGCGCGGACCTCGGCGAGGAGCTCCAGGAGGCCCCGGCCGGTGCCGTCCGCCCGCGGGTCGTCGCGGTGCGTGCCCTGGTGCCCGCCGGCCTCCACGCCCTGGACGCACACGGCGGCCGCGCCGGCCTCCTGCGCGGCGAGCGCCTCGGTGGCCGAGGTCGCGGTCACCATCGTGACGGTGCCGGCCGCGGCCAGCGCGTGGAGGACGTCGCGGTCGGGGCAGCCGAAGTGGAAGGAGACGACCGGGACGGGGTCGTCGAGGAGGACAGCGAGCTTGGCGTCGTACGCGTCGTCGGTGCTCTGGTCCCAGTCGCCCAGCGGCGTCGCGTACCGCGCGGACTCGTCCGCCAGCCGCCCGGCGTAGGCGTCGACGGCGGCCGGGTCGGTGACGGGTGGCTGCGGCATGAACAGGTTGACGCCGAAGGGGCGGGCCGTCAGGGCGCGGAGCCGGGTGATCTGCTCCCGCATCGCGGCCGGGGTCCGGTATCCGGCGGCGAGGAATCCGAGGCCGCCGGCGTCGCTGACGGCCGCGGCGAGGACGGGTGAGGAGGCGCCGGCCATGGGGGCCTGCACGATCGGGTGCTCGAAGAGTCCGGTCAACGGAGCCATGGGCTCATCGTGTCATAAGGGAAGCGGGAGACCCGTGCGGACCGTGGCCCCGGCCCCGTACGCGGAACCCCGGACGCGGGCCCGGAATCCGAACGGCGGGAGGGGGCGGGGTGGGACGGGGCCTGGCAGGGGGCGTAAGGCGTTCTTTGCGGGCGTGCCGGGCACGCTCGGCACGGAACCAGGAGCCGCAAAGAACGCAGCCCCCAGAAGGCCCCGTCCCACCCCGCCCCCGGCCCCCGAACGCCGGATGCCGGGTGGGCTGGGGATTCCCAGCCCACCCGGCACCGACGACACAGCGACCAGCGACCAGCCTCAGCGACCGTTGAAGGCGTCCTTCAGCCGCGAGAACAGGCCCTGCTGGCCCGGCTTGAACTCGCCCATCGGGCGCTCCTCGCCGCGCAGCTTCGCGAGCTGGCGCAGCAGGTCCTCCTGCTGCGGGTCCAGCTTGGCCGGAGTCGTCACCTCGACGTGCACGACGAGGTCACCCCGGCCGCCGCCGCGCAGGTGGGTGACGCCGCGCTGGTGGAGCGGGATGGACTGGCCGGACTGGGTGCCCGGGCGGATGTCGATCTCCTCGACGCCGTCCAGGGTCTCCAGGGGAACCTTGGTGCCCAGCGCCGCCGCCGTCATCGGGATGGTGACGGTGCAGTGCAGGTCGTCGCCGCGGCGCTGGAAGACCGGGTGCTTGGATTCGTGGATCTCCACGTACAGGTCGCCGGGGGGACCGCCGCCCGGGCCGACCTCGCCCTCGCCCGCCAGCTGGATGCGGGTGCCGTTGTCGACACCGGCGGGGATCTTGACGGTCAGGGTGCGGCGCGAACGGACGCGGCCGTCGCCGGCGCACTCCGGGCACGGGGTCGGCACGACCGTGCCGAAGCCCTGGCACTGGGGGCACGGGCGGGAGGTCATGACCTGGCCGAGGAAGGACCTCGTGACCTGGGAGACCTCGCCGCGGCCGCGGCACATGTCACAGGTCTGCGCGGAGGTGCCGGGGGCCGCCCCCTCGCCGCTGCACGTGGTGCAGACGACGGCCGTGTCGACCTGGATGTCCTTGGTGGTGCCGAAGGCGGCCTCGTTGAGGCTGACTTCGAGCCGGATCATGGCGTCCTGGCCGCGGCGCGTGCGCGAGCGGGGCCCGCGCTGCGACGTCTGGCCGAAGAACGCGTCCATGATGTCGGAGAAGTTGCCGAAACCGGCACCGAAGCCGGCGCCGGCGCCCGCGCCGCCCGAGGCGGAGAGGGGGTCGCCACCGAGGTCGTAGACCTGCTTCTTCTGCGGGTCGGAGAGCACCTCGTAAGCGGCGTTGATCTCCTTGAACCGCTCCTGCGTCTTGGGGTCCGGGTTCACATCCGGGTGCAGCTCGCGCGCGAGACGGCGGAAGGCCTTCTTGATCTCGTCCTGCGAGGCATCACGCCGTACGCCCAGGACCGCGTAGTAGTCCGTGGCCACTTACGACTCCGCCAGGATCTGTCCGACGTAACGTGCCACTGCGCGTACCGCTCCCATCGTTCCGGGGTAGTCCATGCGGGTCGGTCCGACCACGCCGAGTTTGGCGACTGCCTCGTCGCCCGAACCGTAGCCGACGGCGACGACCGATGTGGAGTTCAGCCCCTCGTGGGCGTTCTCATGGCCGATGCGCACGGTCATCTCCGCGCCCTTGGTCTCGCCGAGCAGCTTGAGCAGCACGACCTGCTCCTCCAACGCCTCCAGCACCGGCCGGATGGTCAGCGGGAAGTCATGACCGAAACGAGTGAGATTGGCGGTGCCGCCGATCATCAGCCGTTCCTCGGTCTCCTCGACCAGGGTCTCC is a window encoding:
- a CDS encoding nitronate monooxygenase, whose amino-acid sequence is MAPLTGLFEHPIVQAPMAGASSPVLAAAVSDAGGLGFLAAGYRTPAAMREQITRLRALTARPFGVNLFMPQPPVTDPAAVDAYAGRLADESARYATPLGDWDQSTDDAYDAKLAVLLDDPVPVVSFHFGCPDRDVLHALAAAGTVTMVTATSATEALAAQEAGAAAVCVQGVEAGGHQGTHRDDPRADGTGRGLLELLAEVRASVTIPLVAAGGLMRGDHIATALAAGACAAQLGTAFLPCPESDANPLHKRALTDPAFARTELTRAFTGRPARGLVNRFIREHGPAAPAAYPQLHHLTSGLRKAAAAAGDPQAMALWAGEGHRLARALPAGELVAVLAAELDRARKSSS
- the dnaJ gene encoding molecular chaperone DnaJ; amino-acid sequence: MATDYYAVLGVRRDASQDEIKKAFRRLARELHPDVNPDPKTQERFKEINAAYEVLSDPQKKQVYDLGGDPLSASGGAGAGAGFGAGFGNFSDIMDAFFGQTSQRGPRSRTRRGQDAMIRLEVSLNEAAFGTTKDIQVDTAVVCTTCSGEGAAPGTSAQTCDMCRGRGEVSQVTRSFLGQVMTSRPCPQCQGFGTVVPTPCPECAGDGRVRSRRTLTVKIPAGVDNGTRIQLAGEGEVGPGGGPPGDLYVEIHESKHPVFQRRGDDLHCTVTIPMTAAALGTKVPLETLDGVEEIDIRPGTQSGQSIPLHQRGVTHLRGGGRGDLVVHVEVTTPAKLDPQQEDLLRQLAKLRGEERPMGEFKPGQQGLFSRLKDAFNGR